In a single window of the Gemmatimonadota bacterium genome:
- a CDS encoding flagellar biosynthetic protein FliQ: MTPVLAADLLQRTLTMVLTLAGPLLLAALVVGVLISLLQAVTQVQEQSLTFIPKLVTMAVVFVVALPWMMRSLVTFAVGMFQALPTVAR; the protein is encoded by the coding sequence TGTACTCGCCGCCGACCTGCTGCAGCGCACCCTCACGATGGTGCTGACCCTGGCCGGACCGCTGCTGCTCGCCGCCCTTGTGGTCGGCGTGCTGATCTCGCTGCTGCAGGCCGTGACCCAGGTGCAGGAACAGAGCCTGACCTTCATCCCGAAGTTGGTGACCATGGCGGTGGTGTTCGTCGTGGCGCTGCCCTGGATGATGCGCTCGCTGGTGACGTTTGCGGTCGGGATGTTCCAGGCCCTGCCGACGGTCGCCCGATGA
- a CDS encoding flagellar biosynthetic protein FliR, protein MNPLSILETLQPINWPTFALVSTRVVGLMVVAPLWSMTAIPAKLRGAMAIVVTLTLLPMSQRAALSADTAGMVVPMVTEFILGIAIGLSAAMFLHGVAVAAEVVSLQMGLSLGVALGGMADVGSPGIGQLEGQFTLAVYVAVGGHLALLHALANSLQSIPPGAPINLAEGGRALVAMAGSIFTVAVQVAAPMMVALLVTNLALAVLNRAVPQLNTMMVAVPVTVAVGFIALGATLPYAASLLGGWAGSVGRNADQLVQAFTPVLARP, encoded by the coding sequence ATGAATCCGTTGTCGATCCTCGAGACGCTGCAGCCGATCAACTGGCCGACCTTCGCGCTGGTCAGCACGCGCGTGGTCGGCCTGATGGTCGTGGCACCTCTCTGGTCGATGACGGCGATTCCCGCCAAGCTGCGCGGCGCGATGGCGATTGTGGTAACGCTCACCCTGCTGCCGATGTCGCAGCGCGCCGCGCTCTCCGCCGATACGGCCGGGATGGTGGTGCCGATGGTCACCGAGTTCATCCTGGGCATCGCCATCGGTCTGTCGGCCGCGATGTTTCTGCACGGCGTCGCGGTGGCGGCCGAAGTGGTGTCGCTGCAGATGGGACTGTCGCTCGGCGTCGCCCTCGGCGGCATGGCCGATGTCGGTTCGCCCGGCATCGGGCAGCTCGAGGGGCAGTTCACCCTCGCCGTGTATGTCGCCGTTGGCGGACATCTTGCGCTGCTGCACGCGCTCGCCAATTCGCTCCAGTCGATTCCGCCGGGCGCGCCGATCAATCTGGCCGAAGGGGGCCGCGCGCTCGTCGCGATGGCTGGCAGCATCTTCACGGTCGCGGTGCAGGTCGCCGCACCGATGATGGTCGCGCTGCTGGTGACCAACCTCGCGCTCGCCGTACTCAACCGCGCGGTGCCGCAACTCAACACGATGATGGTCGCCGTGCCGGTCACGGTCGCGGTCGGCTTCATCGCGCTAGGTGCCACCCTGCCGTACGCCGCCTCGCTGCTCGGCGGCTGGGCTGGTTCGGTGGGTCGCAATGCCGATCAGCTGGTCCAGGCGTTTACCCCTGTCCTGGCGAGGCCGTGA
- a CDS encoding EscU/YscU/HrcU family type III secretion system export apparatus switch protein, with protein sequence MAEEQGQEKTELPTARRLDQAHDDGQVPRSQELSAAIIVLSGAAALAAFAGSSIGNGVTGVLRYSTSWLSAEPFTEAGATTLIRDVTRATMFAVLPFFAAIAIPALVINAIQGRGVLSLKPLAPDFSRVSPMKGLGRLLSVQSLFTLFKAIAKLVILASITWMALTSAWPMITGLSGAEAPAVLQVARSVTTRLVLFAGLGFLALSGADYGFAIYQHGKQLKMTRQEVIQEHRESEGDPQIKSRMRGIAQALSRKRMMGRVKEADVVVVNPTNIAVAIKYDGASSSAPIVLAMGRRKLAERIRELAKAANVPIVQNIPVARALIAGAEVGKPIPPALYAAVAEVLAFVYRMRAKLPHGLDRGRSA encoded by the coding sequence ATGGCTGAAGAACAGGGACAGGAAAAGACTGAACTCCCGACCGCACGGCGCCTCGATCAGGCGCACGATGATGGTCAGGTCCCACGCAGCCAGGAGCTCTCGGCCGCGATCATCGTGCTTTCCGGCGCGGCGGCCCTCGCGGCCTTCGCCGGCAGCTCGATCGGCAATGGTGTCACGGGTGTCCTGCGCTACTCGACCTCGTGGCTTTCGGCCGAACCGTTCACCGAAGCCGGTGCCACTACGCTGATTCGCGACGTGACGCGCGCGACGATGTTCGCCGTGCTGCCGTTCTTCGCCGCGATCGCCATCCCGGCGCTGGTGATCAACGCGATCCAGGGACGCGGCGTGCTCTCGCTCAAGCCGCTTGCGCCCGACTTCTCGCGCGTCTCGCCGATGAAGGGGCTCGGCCGCCTGCTCAGCGTGCAGTCGCTCTTCACGCTCTTCAAGGCGATTGCCAAGCTGGTCATTCTCGCTTCGATCACCTGGATGGCACTGACCTCGGCGTGGCCGATGATCACCGGGCTCTCCGGCGCCGAGGCACCTGCCGTGCTCCAGGTGGCACGGTCGGTGACCACGCGTCTGGTGCTCTTCGCCGGCCTCGGCTTCCTCGCCTTGTCGGGCGCGGACTATGGCTTCGCGATCTACCAGCACGGCAAGCAGCTGAAGATGACGCGCCAGGAAGTGATCCAGGAGCATCGCGAGAGCGAGGGCGACCCGCAGATCAAGAGCCGGATGCGCGGCATTGCGCAGGCGCTCTCGCGCAAGCGGATGATGGGACGCGTCAAGGAAGCCGACGTGGTGGTGGTCAACCCGACCAACATCGCTGTCGCCATCAAGTACGACGGCGCCTCGTCCTCTGCCCCGATCGTGCTCGCCATGGGTCGTCGCAAGCTGGCCGAGCGGATTCGTGAGCTCGCCAAGGCCGCAAACGTACCGATCGTCCAGAACATTCCGGTGGCCCGCGCACTCATCGCTGGCGCCGAAGTGGGCAAG